The following are encoded in a window of Impatiens glandulifera chromosome 5, dImpGla2.1, whole genome shotgun sequence genomic DNA:
- the LOC124939714 gene encoding zinc finger CCCH domain-containing protein 18-like: protein MAEIVILLRALEWSGDRFSTRLSARKSSSLTDQLYPFNDCTTCSMKGLYCIYGNNCMCNIHANQMNESDHVLMHSSSNPGSMEKLEMELIELLRSRKGVPISIASLPTFYLEKYGKPLEAEGMVKLVATLPSFLDTLMGFLPHGQHSVELAEHGPSKYNYSDILSQRNHSRSWSWLSARGDHHQSSSSSTQIYLTFPPESTFTDRDVYNYFNKIGDVQDVRLPYNQLKRKYGFVAFVLPDTVTKILSRQNHHFICGARVLVKPYLDKSQLMHKKLLEKSRQQFNSYSQLLHSLAIIEQRRMMEGQQYSLAHHLYINGYMNFDQYWKLSFYEALERHVISMNMSGGGGSTSSTSNEEQNSNIGHYNLPDSPRNIGLYNMWVDSPFTSPMRNAIQSSSS, encoded by the exons atcgtttCTCAACAAGGCTGAGTGCTAGGAAATCTTCTAGCTTGACTGATCAGTTATACCCATTCAATGACTGCACTACTTGTTCCATGAAAGGGTTATATTGTATATACGGCAACAATTGCATGTGCAATATCCATGCCAATCAAATGAATGAATCTGATCATGTGCTGATGCACTCTAGTAGTAATCCTGGATCGATGGAGAAGCTGGAAATGGAGTTAATTGAACTGCTAAGGTCTCGAAAGGGTGTCCCAATTTCGATCGCATCATTACCCACGTTTTATCTAGAAAAGTATGGTAAGCCCCTTGAAGCTGAAGGAATGGTCAAACTGGTTGCAACCTTACCAAGCTTCTTAGACACTTTGATGGGATTCTT GCCTCATGGGCAACATTCAGTTGAGTTGGCTGAACATGGACCATCGAAATACAATTACTCAGATATCCTTAGCCAAAGGAACCATAGCAGATCGTGGTCGTGGCTGTCAGCTCGTGGAGATCATCATCAGTCCTCTTCGTCGTCGACGCAGATTTATCTTACTTTCCCACCTGAGAGCACCTTCACAGACAGAGATGTTTACAACTATTTCaa CAAAATTGGAGATGTTCAAGATGTTAGGCTTCCTTATAACCAATTGAAGAGGAAATACGGATTCGTGGCCTTTGTTTTACCAGATACGGTTACTAAGATTTTGTCGAGACAAAATCATCATTTTATATGCGGTGCTCGTGTCCTCGTTAAACCATACCTGGACAAATCTCAGCTCATGCACAA GAAGTTATTGGAGAAAAGTCGGCAGCAATTTAATTCATACTCTCAATTACTTCATTCAT TGGCTATAATAGAACAGAGGAGAATGATGGAAGGACAACAATATTCTCTTGCCCATCATTTATACATTAATGGCTACATGAATTTTGACCAATATTGGAAACTCTCATTTTATGAAG ctTTGGAAAGACATGTAATATCAATGAACATGTCTGGTGGTGGTGGTTCAACTTCATCAACTTCAAATGAGGAGCAAAATAG CAATATTGGTCATTACAATCTCCCGGATAGCCCTCGCAATATTGGTTTATATAACATGTGGGTGGATAGCCCGTTTACATCCCCGATGAGGAATGCAATTCAATCTTCGTCTAGCTAG
- the LOC124937593 gene encoding heterogeneous nuclear ribonucleoprotein 1-like codes for MQSDLGKLFIGGISWDTDEERLKEYFSGYGEVLEAVIMRDRNTGRARGFGFIVFADSSVAERVILEKHTIDGRMVEAKKAVPRDDQSTMSRSSSSIQGSPGIFRTRKIFVGGLASTITENEFKKYFEQYGTITDAVVMYDHNTQRPRGFGFITYDSEEAVEKVLMQTFHELNGKMVEVKRAVPKELSPSPIRSPISSGGGYNNHGFSVINKFLNDYNAIGGYDVRMDGRFNPIAPSRSGFAPFGSSYGMGLNFEQELNLNQSFGGNASFNNDNNNINSLSYGREMKPFYVGNSNRIIANPIGYDGGNGGNSSFFGSSSRNLWGNGVGSNSIGYFSNSGVNWTSSSPIVPNRGVENLGYGSSAAGPVSLSSYAASSTDYDIGAFSDLYSSRMTGYDDSKWCSTINERDGSGSFDYMLGNGGSDIVRTKTPPGYVVGGYEVIKRQTNRGIPG; via the exons ATGCAATCGGATCTTGGTAAGCTATTCATTGGCGGAATTTCTTGGGATACTGATGAAGAACGTCTAAAGGAGTATTTTAGTGGATATGGAGAGGTATTGGAGGCAGTAATTATGAGGGATCGAAACACAGGAAGGGCTCGTGGATTTGGTTTTATTGTCTTTGCTGATTCCTCTGTTGCAGAAAGAGTCATCTTGGAGAAGCACACCATTGATGGTAGAATG GTGGAAGCAAAAAAAGCTGTTCCAAGAGATGATCAGAGCACAATGAGTAGAAGCAGTAGCAGCATTCAAGGTTCTCCTGGTATATTCCGTACGAGGAAGATATTTGTTGGCGGTTTAGCATCCACAATCACAGAAAATGAGTTTAAGAAGTATTTTGAGCAATATGGAACCATAACCGATGCTGTGGTGATGTATGATCACAATACACAGCGTCCAAGAGGATTTGGTTTCATTACTTACGATTCTGAGGAAGCAGTTGAAAAAGTGTTGATGCAAACTTTTCATGAGCTGAATGGTAAGATGGTTGAAGTCAAGAGGGCGGTCCCTAAGGAGTTATCACCAAGTCCTATCCGCAGCCCGATTAGTAGTGGTGGTGGATATAATAACCATGGTTTCAGTGTGATCAACAAATTTCTTAATGACTATAATGCAATTGGTGGTTATGATGTAAGAATGGATGGTAGATTCAATCCAATTGCTCCTAGTCGAAGTGGGTTTGCACCGTTTGGCTCAAGTTATGGGATGGGTTTGAATTTTGAACAGGAGTTAAACTTGAACCAATCTTTTGGAGGAAATGCTAGCTtcaacaatgataataataatattaatagtcTTAGCTATGGTAGAGAAATGAAGCCTTTTTATGTTGGAAACTCAAATCGGATTATTGCTAATCCTATTGGCTATGATGGAGGAAATGGTGGAAACTCTTCCTTTTTTGGCTCATCATCCAGGAATTTGTGGGGAAATGGTGTAGGGTCAAACTCCATTGGTTACTTCTCCAATAGTGGAGTTAATTGgacttcttcttctccaattGTGCCAAACCGAGGTGTTGAAAATCTGGGTTATGGTTCCTCAGCTGCTGGACCTGTCTCATTGTCATCTTATGCTGCATCGAGTACAGATTATGATATTGGTGCATTTTCAGACTTATACAGCAGTAGGATGACAGGTTATGATGATTCTAAATGGTGTTCAACAATCAATGAAAGGGATGGATCAGGTTCGTTTGATTACATGTTGGGAAATGGAGGATCTGATATTGTTCGAACTAAAACTCCTCCAGGCTATGTTGTTGGTGGTTATGAAGTTATCAAGAGACAAACAAATAGAG GAATACCGGGCTAG